The following coding sequences are from one Betaproteobacteria bacterium window:
- a CDS encoding cysteine synthase A, translating into MPSWYEDNSHSIGHTPLVRLNRVTDGAPATVLAKIEGR; encoded by the coding sequence ATGCCAAGCTGGTACGAAGACAATTCACACTCCATCGGGCATACGCCGCTGGTCCGACTCAACCGGGTCACCGACGGTGCGCCTGCGACGGTGCTCGCCAAGATCGAGGGACGC